The stretch of DNA CGCAACCGACAATGCAGCACTTCCCCCAGCCGCGCGCGACGACGGCGGCGTGGGAGGTCTTGCCGCCGGTCTGCGTCAGGATGCCCTTCGCGGCCTGCATGCCACCGACATCCTCGGGGCTGGTCTCCTTGCGGACGAGAATGACGTCTTCGCCCTGGCCGGCGAGGGTCTCGGCGTCTTCTGCGGAAAACACGACCTTGCCGCAGGCCGCGCCGGGTACGGCGTTGATGCCTTCGGTGAGCTTCTGGGCCTTGAGCTCTGCCGCCCCGACGGTCGGGCTGATGACGGGGTAGAAGAGTCGCTCGACGTATTCCTGGATGATGCGCAGCAGGGCGGCGTCCTTGCTGATGACGGGCTTCGAAGCGGCGGCTTCGTACTTCTTCGGCAGGAAGCCGGCCTTCACCAGCCGGCGCGCTTCGGCCGGAGTCATGAGTGGCTTGCTGGCCTGCTCGACTGCGATGCGGAATGCGGCCCCTGGGGCGCGCTTGCCGGTACGGCACTGCAGCATGTAGAGCTTGCCGCGCTCAAAGGTGAACTCGAGGTCCTGCATCTCGCCGTAGTGGATTTCGAGAATCGCCCGGACCGCGCAAAGCTGGTCGTACACGGCGGGCATCTTGTCGCCGAGGTCAGACAGCTTGATTGGCGTGCGAATCCCCGCCACGACATCCTCGCCCTGGGCGTTGATCAGCAGGTCGCCGTAAAACTCGTTGGCACCCGTACTCGGGTCGCGCGTGAAGCACACACCCGTACCGCTGTCATCCCCCATGTTGCCGAAGACCATCTGCTGAATGTTGACGCCGGTGCCGGTGAGGTCGGTGATTTTCTCGACACGACGGTAGGTGACGGCCTTGTCGGCATTCCACGAGTGAAAGACCGCATTGATGGCGCCGCGGAGCTGTTCCCACGGATCCTGCGGAAAATCGCGGCCAGTCTGCTCGCGGAAGAATGCCTTGAAATCGGCGCTTAGCTCCTGGAGCTGCTCGACGGTGAGCTCATTGTCGAACTTCACGCCAGCGCGTTCCTTGAGGTGGTGCAGCTTGTCTTCGAGGATGTCCTTGCTGAGTCCGACGGCCGTGGTCGAGTACATCTGGAGGAAGCGGCGGTAGGAGTCCCACGCGAAACGCGCGTTCTTCGTGGCCTCGGCCAAGCCATTCACGCTCTGGTCATTGAGGCCGAGGTTCAGGATGGTTTCCATCATGCCCGGCATCGAACGCGCGGCGCCGCTGCGTACCGAGACGAGCAGCGGGTTCCGAGCGTCGCCCAGTTTCTTCTTGCACGTTTTCTCGAGCTGGGCCAATTGGGCCCGCACTTCCTTCTCGAGTCCCGGCGGCCACTGCTTGCCGTGCGCGTCGTAGTAAGCGCACGCATCGACTGCAATCGTAAAGCCGGCCGGGACCGGCAAGCCGATGGCCGTCATTTCCGCCAGGCCGGCGCCCTTGCCGCCCAGGATACGGCGATCAACGCCATGCCCTTCTGCTTTCCCGGCACCGAAGAAGTAGACCAGTTTCGCGTTCTTTGCCATACGTCTGTCCTTCGCTCAGCAAACCCCACTTCCAAGCACAACCGCGGCTGCGGTCCGCCAGACCACGCGGTGGCGGCCCCGCAGAAGGGGGCATGATAGGCGAATGCGGGGCCGCTTCCAGTGGTCGGGGTCCGAAATGTGGCGATGAGCGGTTAGGACGGCAACTTCCCGTCCGTCACCCGGAGGGGCGGGCGAGTACAATACTTCAAATGCGGCTACGGGTGCTGACCTACAACATCCACAAGGCTATCGGCACCGATGGGCGCTTCGCCCCTGAGCGGATCGTGGCCCTGCTGCGTCGCTACAGTCCCGACGTGGCCTTGCTGCAGGAGGTTGATCACGAAGCCCCACGCTCACGCATGATGGACCTCGCGACCCATCTGGCCCGCGCCGTTGCATACGATCACCACGCTATCGGGCTGAATGTGACCCTGAAGAAGGGTTGGTATGGGAACGCAACGCTGTCACGGTTCCCGATCGGCCGGCAGCGGAACATCAACTTGACGGTGGGGCGCTTCAAAAGCCGCGGTGCCCAGCACACCTGTCTGCACATTCCGCACCCGAGCGGCGAGCTCACGGTGGAGGTGTTCAACGTCCACTTGAGTCTGTTGGCGCGGCTGAGACGGGTACAGATTCATCGTTTGTTGGAAACAAAAGATATTATGGGACTAGAGCCCCGGCAACCCTGCATTGTCGCCGGCGATATGAATGACTGGCGCGGGCTCCTGATGAGACAGTTTCGAGCGGCCGGGTT from Phycisphaerales bacterium encodes:
- a CDS encoding pyruvate, phosphate dikinase: MAKNAKLVYFFGAGKAEGHGVDRRILGGKGAGLAEMTAIGLPVPAGFTIAVDACAYYDAHGKQWPPGLEKEVRAQLAQLEKTCKKKLGDARNPLLVSVRSGAARSMPGMMETILNLGLNDQSVNGLAEATKNARFAWDSYRRFLQMYSTTAVGLSKDILEDKLHHLKERAGVKFDNELTVEQLQELSADFKAFFREQTGRDFPQDPWEQLRGAINAVFHSWNADKAVTYRRVEKITDLTGTGVNIQQMVFGNMGDDSGTGVCFTRDPSTGANEFYGDLLINAQGEDVVAGIRTPIKLSDLGDKMPAVYDQLCAVRAILEIHYGEMQDLEFTFERGKLYMLQCRTGKRAPGAAFRIAVEQASKPLMTPAEARRLVKAGFLPKKYEAAASKPVISKDAALLRIIQEYVERLFYPVISPTVGAAELKAQKLTEGINAVPGAACGKVVFSAEDAETLAGQGEDVILVRKETSPEDVGGMQAAKGILTQTGGKTSHAAVVARGWGKCCIVGCEALKIDYTTRQLVVHGTTIREHDFITLDGSAGVVYQGRLELQRPQPPAEFYTLLGWADQRRTLKVRTNADTPEDSAKAIEMGAEGIGLCRTEHMFFATRERQLAIQEMIVAESEDTRRKALAKLLPYQRDDFVGIFQAMDGRPVTIRLIDPPLHEFVPKTREQAEDLARATGLDPDAILARAEQLHESNPMLGHRGCRLCITYPEILEMQVQAIIEAAVQVKKSGGKVQPEIMIPLTIDAKELQILTERTRAVADGIIRKSGAKVDYLVGTMVETPRAALTAGAVAEVAEFFSFGTNDLTQMTMGLSRDDAGRFLPDYCNVDRTGIFKDDPFVSLDQDGVGKLVAMGITDGRAARPKLKVGICGEHGGDPQSVKFCHRVGMDYVSCSPYRVPIARLAAAQAVIEELSGARKSAVKSTAKKPAPSAKKAKPVAKKAAVKKAAKRR
- a CDS encoding endonuclease/exonuclease/phosphatase family protein; this encodes MRLRVLTYNIHKAIGTDGRFAPERIVALLRRYSPDVALLQEVDHEAPRSRMMDLATHLARAVAYDHHAIGLNVTLKKGWYGNATLSRFPIGRQRNINLTVGRFKSRGAQHTCLHIPHPSGELTVEVFNVHLSLLARLRRVQIHRLLETKDIMGLEPRQPCIVAGDMNDWRGLLMRQFRAAGFACATNRTGGHVRAIRTFPSTAPAAGLDKVFYRGALRPVWAARSRLRLARLASDHLPLFVDFELE